One genomic region from Knoellia sp. p5-6-4 encodes:
- a CDS encoding metallophosphoesterase has protein sequence MKPFLKALGGLATVGAAGVGYASLIERNAYTLRRLSAPVLPAGSAPLRVLCLSDLHLMPGQRRKVEWVRGLAALQPDLVVDTGDNIAHPDSVPALLEAMEPLMDYPGVFVLGSNDYFAPVFKNPALYLTPWYRRGTGRTPRLPTDDLVKGLASGGWQDLTNRRAYLTVGGQDLEFVGVDDAHLDYDRYAVVAGPADPTVALTVGVTHAPYQRVLDAMTADGAGLVLAGHTHGGQLALPFHGALVTNCDLDTSRAKGVSRWWPGAGHTPSSFAPDDAAWLHVSAGLGTSPYAPVRFACRPEATLLTLTSR, from the coding sequence ATGAAGCCCTTCCTGAAGGCCCTGGGCGGCCTGGCCACCGTCGGCGCAGCCGGTGTCGGCTACGCCAGCCTCATCGAGCGCAACGCCTACACCCTGCGCCGGCTCAGTGCGCCCGTGCTGCCTGCCGGCTCGGCGCCCCTGCGGGTGCTCTGCCTGTCGGACCTGCACCTGATGCCGGGCCAGCGGCGCAAGGTCGAGTGGGTCCGGGGCCTGGCCGCGCTCCAGCCCGACCTGGTGGTCGACACCGGCGACAACATCGCCCACCCCGACTCGGTGCCGGCGCTGCTCGAGGCGATGGAGCCGCTCATGGACTACCCGGGCGTCTTCGTGCTGGGCTCCAACGACTACTTCGCCCCCGTGTTCAAGAACCCGGCCCTGTACCTGACGCCGTGGTACCGCCGCGGCACCGGGCGCACCCCTCGCCTGCCGACCGACGACCTGGTCAAGGGCCTGGCCTCCGGGGGCTGGCAGGACCTGACCAACCGCCGGGCCTACCTCACCGTCGGGGGCCAGGACCTCGAGTTCGTCGGCGTCGACGACGCCCACCTCGACTACGACCGGTATGCCGTCGTGGCCGGGCCCGCGGACCCCACGGTCGCCCTGACCGTGGGGGTGACCCACGCGCCCTACCAGCGGGTGCTCGACGCCATGACCGCCGACGGAGCCGGCCTCGTGCTCGCCGGGCACACCCACGGCGGGCAGCTCGCCCTGCCGTTCCACGGTGCACTGGTCACCAACTGCGACCTCGACACCAGCCGCGCCAAGGGCGTGTCGCGCTGGTGGCCGGGGGCCGGTCACACCCCCTCGTCCTTCGCTCCCGACGACGCCGCGTGGCTGCACGTGTCGGCCGGGCTGGGCACGTCGCCCTACGCGCCGGTCCGCTTCGCGTGCCGCCCCGAGGCGACCCTGCTGACGCTCACCTCGCGCTGA
- a CDS encoding AMP-binding protein, which translates to MAGQASTTAYRQARDALLALQGQHDRAVEEFRWPDVGEQFNWAIDWFDAIARGNDACALWIVEEDGSEQRISFDEMARRSDQVAVWLASLGVGRGDHVLLMLGNQVELWETMLGVFKLGAVVMPTTAALGPADLRDRVERGSARAVVANAADAPKFAAVPGAYLRIAVGGADGWHDYTDAYAVPGHPFESVTAATDPLLHYFTSGTTSKPKLVEHTQVSYPVGHLTTMYWIGLRPGDVHLAISSPGWAKHAWSCFFAPWIAEATVFVHNYARFDAAALLDQIRRAGVTTFCAPPTVWRMLIQADLTGGPGSLRELLGAGEPLNPEVIAQVEQAWGLTIRDGYGQTETTLQIGNVAGERLKPGSMGRPMPGVPVALVDPLSGEPADEGEIVLDLSRHPVNLMTGYLGDPARQEEAMHGGYYHTGDVAQRDADGFITYIGRTDDVFKASDYKISPFELESVLIEHPAVAEAAVVPAPDPTRLAVPKAYVALAPGWAPSRDTARDVLRYAREHLAPYQRVRRVEFHELPKTISGKIRRVELRERENRAFDGGQSLSEEFRDEDFPEIRA; encoded by the coding sequence ATGGCAGGGCAGGCGAGCACGACGGCATACCGGCAGGCGCGGGACGCGCTCCTGGCGCTGCAGGGCCAGCACGACCGTGCGGTCGAGGAGTTCCGCTGGCCCGACGTCGGCGAGCAGTTCAACTGGGCCATCGACTGGTTCGACGCCATCGCCCGCGGCAACGACGCCTGCGCGCTGTGGATCGTCGAGGAGGACGGCTCCGAGCAGCGCATCAGCTTCGACGAGATGGCCCGGCGCTCCGACCAGGTCGCGGTGTGGCTGGCGTCGCTGGGTGTCGGCCGCGGCGACCACGTGCTGCTCATGCTCGGCAACCAGGTCGAGCTGTGGGAGACCATGCTCGGGGTCTTCAAGCTCGGCGCGGTCGTCATGCCCACCACGGCGGCCCTCGGGCCGGCCGACCTGCGCGACCGGGTGGAGCGCGGCAGCGCCAGGGCGGTCGTGGCCAACGCCGCCGACGCGCCGAAGTTCGCGGCCGTGCCCGGCGCCTACCTGCGGATCGCGGTGGGTGGCGCCGACGGCTGGCACGACTACACCGATGCGTATGCCGTTCCGGGGCACCCCTTCGAGTCCGTCACCGCGGCGACGGACCCCCTGCTGCACTACTTCACCTCCGGCACCACCTCGAAGCCGAAGCTCGTCGAGCACACCCAGGTCTCCTACCCCGTCGGCCACCTCACGACCATGTACTGGATCGGCCTGCGGCCCGGTGACGTGCACCTCGCGATCAGCTCGCCGGGCTGGGCCAAGCACGCCTGGTCGTGCTTCTTCGCGCCGTGGATCGCCGAGGCCACGGTCTTCGTCCACAACTACGCGCGGTTCGACGCGGCGGCGCTGCTCGACCAGATCCGGCGTGCGGGCGTCACGACGTTCTGCGCGCCGCCGACCGTCTGGCGGATGCTCATCCAGGCCGACCTCACGGGCGGCCCCGGATCGCTGAGGGAGCTGCTGGGGGCGGGGGAGCCGCTCAACCCGGAGGTCATCGCCCAGGTGGAGCAGGCCTGGGGCCTGACGATCCGCGACGGCTACGGCCAGACCGAGACCACGCTGCAGATCGGCAACGTGGCGGGCGAGCGGCTCAAGCCCGGTTCGATGGGCCGGCCAATGCCCGGGGTCCCGGTCGCCCTGGTCGACCCGCTGTCCGGGGAGCCCGCCGATGAGGGCGAGATCGTCCTCGACCTGTCACGGCACCCGGTCAACCTCATGACCGGCTACCTCGGCGACCCGGCGCGGCAGGAGGAGGCCATGCACGGTGGGTACTACCACACCGGAGACGTGGCCCAGCGGGACGCCGACGGCTTCATCACCTACATCGGGCGCACCGACGACGTGTTCAAGGCGAGCGACTACAAGATCTCGCCCTTCGAGCTCGAGAGCGTGCTGATCGAGCACCCGGCAGTGGCGGAGGCGGCCGTCGTGCCGGCCCCCGACCCGACCCGGCTCGCGGTGCCGAAGGCCTACGTCGCGCTGGCGCCCGGCTGGGCGCCGTCGAGGGACACGGCCCGAGACGTCCTCCGGTACGCGCGCGAGCACCTCGCCCCCTACCAGCGCGTGCGCCGCGTCGAGTTCCACGAGCTGCCCAAGACGATCTCGGGCAAGATCCGGCGGGTCGAGCTCCGCGAGCGCGAGAACCGGGCCTTCGACGGCGGGCAGAGCCTGTCCGAGGAGTTCCGCGACGAGGACTTCCCGGAGATCAGGGCCTGA
- a CDS encoding pyrophosphate--fructose-6-phosphate 1-phosphotransferase: MTVRTVAMLTAGGLAPCLSSAVGGLIERYTEVAPDVRIIAYRNGYAGLLTGNSVEVTDDVRKKAHLLHRFGGSPIGNSRVKLTNVEDCVKRGLVPEGQDPLHVAAEQLERDGVDVLHTIGGDDTNGTAADLAAYLHEHGYELTVVGMPKTIDNDVVPIRQSLGAWTAAEQGAVFARNIIAEHSSNPRMLIVHEVMGRHCGWLAAATAREHHEWVKQQEFAGWLENDPRRWDVHGIYVPERPFDIAAEAERLRGLMDDYDGVNLFLSEGAGVHEVVEAMEAAGEEVTRDPFGHVQIDKINPGQWFAKQFAAQLGAEKVLVQKSGYFSRSAAANEQDLALIRRCTDYAVDAALRGESGVVGEDEERGDQLRAVEFDRIKGGKAFDTSTPWFTELLADLGQG, from the coding sequence ATGACCGTGCGTACTGTCGCCATGTTGACCGCCGGCGGGCTCGCGCCCTGCCTCTCCTCGGCCGTCGGGGGACTGATCGAGCGCTACACCGAGGTCGCGCCGGACGTGCGGATCATCGCCTACCGCAACGGGTATGCCGGGCTGCTCACCGGGAACTCGGTGGAGGTCACCGACGACGTGCGCAAGAAGGCGCACCTGCTGCACCGCTTCGGCGGCAGCCCGATCGGCAACAGCCGGGTCAAGCTCACCAACGTCGAGGACTGCGTCAAGCGCGGCCTGGTGCCGGAGGGCCAGGACCCGCTGCACGTGGCCGCCGAGCAGCTCGAGCGCGACGGCGTCGACGTCCTCCACACGATCGGCGGCGATGACACCAACGGCACTGCCGCCGACCTCGCCGCCTACCTGCACGAGCACGGTTACGAGCTCACGGTCGTGGGGATGCCGAAGACGATCGACAACGACGTCGTGCCGATCCGCCAGTCCCTCGGGGCGTGGACCGCGGCCGAGCAGGGCGCCGTCTTCGCCCGCAACATCATCGCCGAGCACTCCTCGAACCCGCGGATGCTCATCGTCCACGAGGTGATGGGCCGGCACTGCGGCTGGCTGGCCGCCGCCACTGCCAGGGAGCACCACGAATGGGTGAAGCAGCAGGAGTTCGCCGGCTGGCTGGAGAACGATCCCCGCCGCTGGGACGTCCACGGGATCTACGTGCCCGAGCGGCCGTTCGACATCGCTGCCGAGGCCGAGCGCCTGCGCGGGCTCATGGACGACTACGACGGGGTCAACCTCTTCCTCTCCGAGGGTGCTGGCGTGCACGAGGTCGTCGAGGCCATGGAGGCCGCGGGGGAGGAGGTCACCCGCGACCCCTTCGGCCACGTGCAGATCGACAAGATCAACCCTGGCCAGTGGTTCGCCAAGCAGTTCGCCGCCCAGCTCGGCGCCGAGAAGGTGCTGGTGCAGAAGAGCGGCTACTTCTCCCGCTCGGCCGCCGCGAACGAGCAGGACCTCGCGCTGATCCGGCGGTGCACCGACTACGCCGTGGACGCGGCCCTGCGGGGCGAGAGCGGCGTCGTCGGCGAGGACGAGGAGCGCGGCGACCAGCTGCGGGCGGTCGAGTTCGACCGGATCAAGGGCGGCAAGGCCTTCGACACCTCCACCCCCTGGTTCACCGAGCTGCTCGCCGACCTCGGGCAGGGGTAG
- a CDS encoding M15 family metallopeptidase — protein sequence MTSGRSSAALVASASAVTVLLTSCGGTPEVAGASATASPTSSAAASASTTTAPSSATRVTPTPTATAAAPTKPAAPAATPTHTGAAAVGGTQALAPVPRAGAEPAVRFPRNPPAEGRGANAVVTQVPDALWSRMTGYSWTPGCPVGHSGLRQVSVNFWGFDGKRSRGAVVVNRAIAQQTAAAFTRLYDLRFRIRQMRPMDSGWGQHPKGPGADDYASMDADNTSAFNCRYVGGEEEKEVYSRHAYGMALDVNPFENPYLAPDGSVYPDDHWARRRGPAPGVFSSASSAPVRAFTSQGLGWGGLWTNPDYQHFDAR from the coding sequence ATGACGTCCGGCCGGAGCAGCGCAGCCCTGGTCGCCTCGGCCTCGGCGGTGACGGTGCTGCTGACCTCCTGCGGCGGCACGCCCGAGGTGGCCGGAGCCTCAGCGACGGCGAGCCCGACCTCCTCGGCGGCGGCGTCGGCCTCCACGACGACCGCCCCGTCGTCGGCGACCCGCGTCACCCCCACCCCGACCGCCACCGCCGCGGCGCCGACGAAGCCAGCAGCGCCGGCGGCGACCCCGACGCACACCGGGGCCGCCGCGGTCGGTGGGACGCAGGCGCTGGCACCGGTGCCCCGCGCAGGAGCCGAGCCGGCCGTGCGATTCCCCCGGAACCCTCCCGCCGAGGGCCGTGGCGCCAACGCGGTGGTCACCCAGGTGCCCGACGCGCTGTGGAGCCGCATGACCGGCTACTCCTGGACGCCCGGCTGCCCGGTCGGCCACAGCGGCCTGCGCCAGGTCAGCGTCAACTTCTGGGGCTTCGACGGCAAGCGGTCGAGAGGAGCCGTCGTGGTCAACCGGGCCATCGCGCAGCAGACGGCGGCCGCCTTCACCCGGCTCTACGACCTGCGCTTCCGGATCCGGCAGATGCGGCCGATGGACTCCGGCTGGGGCCAGCACCCGAAGGGCCCGGGGGCCGACGACTACGCCTCCATGGACGCCGACAACACCTCCGCCTTCAACTGCCGCTACGTCGGCGGCGAGGAGGAGAAGGAGGTGTACTCCCGGCACGCCTACGGCATGGCCCTCGACGTGAACCCGTTCGAGAACCCCTACCTCGCCCCTGACGGGTCCGTCTACCCCGACGACCACTGGGCCCGCCGCCGCGGCCCGGCACCCGGGGTGTTCTCCTCCGCCTCGAGCGCCCCGGTGCGCGCCTTCACCAGCCAGGGCCTCGGATGGGGAGGCCTGTGGACCAACCCCGACTACCAGCACTTCGACGCCCGATGA
- a CDS encoding LytR C-terminal domain-containing protein: MTEQDLTQQLSPEERWRKHRLRQMLIFVTLPGVLLGTATVSTAYSRGWLTPEPPKPACTPEVVTAPKRSSFVVNVLNATGKDGMAATVAKGLSQRKFSIGGISNAPETWYVTQPAVIHHGPGSLDQALLVQQQIPGSELFEDEGRASKGVDVVVGLGYKEMVPLPPRFDPLPREITLNVYNTTFREGLASTVAKELKQRGFKVKDVTNDPLKTLQMGTALIRYGEEGDLAAKIVAQHLPGATLLKDARTGTKVDVVLGNKYESLVPVAQVPAPAPRPKQATPTVARPCTDD; encoded by the coding sequence ATGACCGAGCAGGACCTGACGCAGCAGCTCTCCCCGGAGGAGCGGTGGCGCAAGCACCGGCTGCGCCAGATGCTCATCTTCGTCACCCTCCCGGGCGTGCTGCTCGGCACTGCCACGGTCTCGACCGCCTACAGCCGGGGCTGGCTGACGCCCGAGCCCCCGAAGCCGGCCTGCACCCCGGAGGTCGTCACGGCTCCCAAGCGCAGCTCGTTCGTCGTCAACGTCCTCAACGCCACGGGCAAGGACGGGATGGCCGCGACCGTCGCCAAGGGCCTGTCGCAGCGCAAGTTCTCCATCGGCGGCATCTCGAACGCCCCCGAGACCTGGTACGTCACGCAGCCCGCGGTCATCCACCACGGGCCGGGCTCGCTCGACCAGGCGCTGCTCGTGCAGCAGCAGATCCCCGGCTCGGAGCTCTTCGAGGACGAGGGCAGGGCCAGCAAGGGCGTCGACGTGGTCGTGGGGCTGGGCTACAAGGAGATGGTCCCGCTGCCGCCGCGGTTCGACCCGCTGCCGCGCGAGATCACGCTGAACGTCTACAACACGACGTTCCGCGAGGGCCTGGCCAGCACGGTCGCGAAGGAGCTCAAGCAGCGCGGTTTCAAGGTCAAGGACGTCACCAACGACCCCCTGAAGACGCTGCAGATGGGCACCGCCCTGATCCGCTACGGCGAGGAGGGGGACCTCGCCGCCAAGATCGTGGCCCAGCACCTGCCCGGGGCGACCCTGCTCAAGGACGCCCGCACCGGCACCAAGGTCGACGTGGTGCTCGGCAACAAGTACGAATCGCTCGTCCCGGTGGCGCAGGTGCCGGCGCCGGCGCCGCGGCCGAAGCAGGCCACCCCCACGGTCGCCCGCCCCTGCACCGACGACTGA
- a CDS encoding MazG nucleotide pyrophosphohydrolase domain-containing protein, with translation MDLAGWSDEVEDISQQYAERFGVERTSPWFLLKLQEEVGELTQAYLQATGQGRDKGRTPDQLQDDLHAEVADVLAMLLLFARHHGVDVDQALERKWVAYRAVNATHLSG, from the coding sequence GTGGACCTCGCCGGGTGGAGTGACGAGGTCGAGGACATCTCGCAGCAGTATGCCGAGCGGTTCGGTGTCGAGCGCACGTCGCCATGGTTCCTGCTCAAGCTGCAGGAGGAGGTCGGGGAGCTGACCCAGGCCTACCTGCAGGCAACGGGTCAGGGGCGCGACAAGGGCCGCACGCCGGACCAGCTGCAGGACGACCTGCATGCCGAGGTGGCCGACGTCCTCGCCATGCTGCTCCTGTTCGCCCGGCACCACGGCGTCGACGTCGACCAGGCGCTCGAGCGCAAGTGGGTCGCCTATCGAGCGGTGAACGCCACGCACCTTTCGGGGTAG
- a CDS encoding aspartate-semialdehyde dehydrogenase has translation MGATGAVGSVMLRVLSHRADIWGEIRLVASPRSVGRTLTVCGEDVVVQELSEDVFDGVDVALFDVPEDVAATWAPVAVARGAVVVDNSSAFCADPEVPLVAPEVNPAQVRNRPRGIIANPNCATLAMIDALGALHSGWELTELVVATYQAASAVGQAGIERLHDELEAVAGQRALGQQASDLRAALSDRLDDDSPFVAPLALNVVPWVGWPVEEDWTSEEMCVRHEARRILGLPELKVSATCVRVPVVTGHSMAVHATFARPIKVEAARQALVEAPSVVVLDEPDQREFPTPADIVGSDPTFVGRMRQALDFPNTIEMFICSDNLRKGAALNTVQVAELVARDLAQVR, from the coding sequence GTGGGAGCGACCGGAGCCGTCGGCTCGGTCATGCTCCGCGTGCTCAGCCACCGCGCCGACATCTGGGGCGAGATCAGGCTGGTCGCCTCCCCCCGCTCCGTGGGCCGCACGCTCACCGTGTGCGGTGAGGACGTCGTGGTCCAAGAGCTCAGCGAGGACGTCTTCGACGGCGTCGACGTCGCGCTGTTCGACGTGCCGGAGGACGTGGCGGCGACCTGGGCGCCGGTGGCCGTCGCCCGTGGCGCCGTGGTCGTCGACAACAGCAGCGCCTTCTGCGCCGACCCCGAGGTGCCGCTGGTCGCACCGGAGGTGAACCCGGCGCAGGTGCGCAACCGTCCCCGCGGCATCATCGCCAACCCCAACTGCGCCACCTTGGCCATGATCGACGCGCTCGGTGCCCTGCACAGCGGCTGGGAGCTCACCGAGCTGGTCGTCGCCACCTACCAGGCCGCCTCGGCGGTGGGGCAGGCGGGCATCGAGCGGCTGCACGACGAGCTCGAGGCGGTCGCCGGGCAGCGGGCGCTCGGGCAGCAGGCGAGCGACCTCCGGGCGGCGCTCAGCGACCGCCTCGACGACGACTCGCCGTTCGTGGCGCCGCTCGCCCTCAACGTGGTGCCGTGGGTCGGCTGGCCGGTGGAGGAGGACTGGACGTCGGAGGAGATGTGCGTGCGCCACGAGGCCCGCAGGATCCTCGGCCTCCCCGAGCTGAAGGTGTCGGCGACCTGCGTGCGGGTGCCCGTCGTGACCGGCCACTCGATGGCGGTGCACGCGACGTTCGCCCGGCCGATCAAGGTCGAGGCGGCGCGGCAGGCGCTCGTCGAGGCGCCTTCCGTGGTGGTGCTCGACGAGCCCGACCAGCGCGAGTTCCCGACCCCCGCCGACATCGTCGGCTCCGACCCCACCTTCGTCGGGCGGATGCGGCAGGCGCTCGACTTCCCCAACACCATCGAGATGTTCATCTGCAGCGACAACCTGCGCAAGGGCGCCGCGCTCAACACGGTGCAGGTCGCCGAGCTGGTGGCTCGCGACCTCGCCCAGGTCCGCTGA